The following coding sequences are from one Bradyrhizobium sp. 200 window:
- a CDS encoding helix-turn-helix transcriptional regulator translates to MAGRVMRLPRFRPHSGARCEASQRSQPASCVESRNRGLILSDLVNRVRSDPHQAMPFYRPNEDGLRPDDDFDPAEVPRAIAAVGFDMFTKGMEVPIHEHRKAQLILTLRGVVRCEADQSVWIVPPRCAVWIPGNLPHSVTAAGNVEVYLLFVEPDAAPALSRQCCTLSVSPLLERLLLHVTQMPVLYDVDGADGRIAAVLLDQLALAPVEKLNFPMPVNARLRKIAAAMMADPSDRATIDEWGRRMAVAPRTLTRALKRETGMSFGRWRQQLHILIALQRLDQGASVQTVALDLGYEGASAFVTMFRKALGKPPARYLAERRIVA, encoded by the coding sequence ATGGCCGGCCGCGTGATGCGCTTGCCGCGCTTTCGGCCGCATTCAGGAGCGCGGTGCGAGGCTAGCCAACGATCCCAGCCGGCATCCTGTGTTGAAAGTCGCAATCGCGGACTGATATTGTCTGATCTGGTCAACCGCGTTCGAAGCGACCCCCACCAAGCCATGCCCTTCTACCGGCCCAACGAAGACGGTCTTCGACCCGATGATGATTTCGATCCCGCGGAGGTGCCCCGCGCCATCGCCGCCGTCGGGTTCGACATGTTCACCAAGGGCATGGAGGTGCCCATTCACGAGCATCGGAAGGCCCAGCTTATCCTGACCTTGCGTGGCGTCGTCAGGTGCGAAGCCGACCAAAGCGTCTGGATTGTGCCGCCGCGCTGTGCGGTGTGGATTCCCGGCAACCTTCCCCACAGCGTGACCGCGGCCGGAAATGTCGAGGTCTATCTCCTGTTCGTCGAACCGGATGCGGCGCCGGCGCTGTCCAGGCAATGCTGCACGCTGTCAGTCTCGCCGTTGCTGGAACGTTTGTTGCTGCACGTCACGCAGATGCCGGTGCTGTATGACGTCGATGGCGCCGACGGCCGGATCGCCGCGGTGCTGCTCGACCAATTGGCTCTGGCGCCCGTCGAGAAGCTGAACTTCCCGATGCCGGTCAACGCCAGGCTGCGCAAGATCGCCGCCGCGATGATGGCCGATCCCTCCGACCGCGCGACGATCGACGAGTGGGGCCGGCGCATGGCCGTCGCACCGCGGACCCTGACCCGCGCGTTGAAGCGCGAGACGGGCATGAGCTTCGGCCGCTGGCGCCAGCAGCTTCACATCCTCATTGCGCTCCAGCGTCTCGACCAGGGGGCGTCGGTCCAGACCGTGGCCCTCGATCTCGGCTATGAGGGCGCAAGCGCCTTCGTCACCATGTTCCGCAAGGCCCTGGGCAAGCCGCCCGCCCGATACCTGGCGGAACGCCGAATCGTTGCGTGA
- a CDS encoding LysR substrate-binding domain-containing protein yields MTERPLDLDSVQAFIRIAELGSFTRAADAMRMTQAAVSLKLKRLEERFGCRLIERTPRHVQLSAQGAAFLEHARELLEVHDRALALFAGARQRLTIGISDHVAGPELPALIARMNAQDPQLLIEIRIGSSGDLLQSFDRRELDTVIVRLHAGRSDGEILTEEKFGWFASPGWQHRAGEPLPLATMAEPCGVRSMAGQLLDAAGVPWAEIFVGGGVAAVAAAVMAGLGVAALAPRMLPFGAVDVGHKLGLPDLPRLPVLLHTRVRDGRPRDALAALSAAFRSAVRG; encoded by the coding sequence ATGACCGAGCGCCCCCTCGACCTTGATTCCGTCCAGGCATTCATCCGCATCGCCGAGCTTGGCAGCTTCACGCGCGCGGCTGATGCCATGCGGATGACGCAGGCCGCGGTCAGCTTGAAGCTGAAGCGGCTCGAAGAGAGGTTCGGTTGCCGGCTGATCGAGCGGACGCCCCGGCATGTGCAGCTTTCGGCGCAGGGTGCAGCCTTCCTCGAACACGCCCGCGAACTGCTGGAGGTACACGATCGCGCGCTCGCTCTGTTTGCCGGAGCCCGGCAGCGCCTGACCATCGGCATCAGCGACCACGTTGCGGGGCCGGAACTTCCGGCGCTGATCGCGCGCATGAACGCGCAAGACCCGCAGCTCTTGATCGAAATCCGGATCGGATCGTCGGGCGACCTGCTGCAAAGCTTCGACCGGCGCGAGCTCGACACGGTGATCGTCCGCCTGCACGCCGGGCGGAGCGACGGGGAAATTCTCACCGAAGAAAAATTCGGCTGGTTCGCAAGCCCAGGCTGGCAGCATCGCGCGGGCGAGCCGCTGCCGCTTGCCACGATGGCCGAGCCCTGCGGCGTGCGTTCGATGGCCGGCCAGCTTCTCGATGCGGCAGGCGTGCCCTGGGCAGAAATTTTCGTCGGTGGCGGCGTTGCGGCGGTCGCGGCGGCCGTCATGGCCGGGCTCGGTGTCGCTGCCTTGGCGCCGCGTATGCTGCCATTCGGCGCGGTTGATGTAGGCCACAAGCTCGGCCTTCCCGACTTGCCGCGCCTGCCGGTCCTGCTTCACACAAGGGTCAGGGATGGCCGGCCGCGTGATGCGCTTGCCGCGCTTTCGGCCGCATTCAGGAGCGCGGTGCGAGGCTAG
- a CDS encoding tautomerase family protein gives MPLLHISLRAGKSEAYRQAIFDSLYRAMRDALSVPEDDQFMTITEHNAANFRYGNGYGVARSADVVYIQITVFNTRTVEQKKALFRRIAELLGENPGIRPEDVFVTVLDAAKENWSVGHGLAQFA, from the coding sequence ATGCCGCTGCTTCATATCTCACTGCGCGCCGGAAAGTCGGAAGCCTACCGGCAGGCGATCTTCGACAGCCTTTACCGCGCGATGCGCGACGCGCTCAGCGTGCCCGAAGACGATCAGTTCATGACCATCACGGAGCACAACGCAGCCAACTTCCGGTACGGCAATGGCTACGGCGTCGCCCGCAGTGCGGATGTCGTCTACATCCAGATCACCGTATTCAACACCCGCACCGTGGAACAAAAGAAGGCGCTGTTCCGGCGCATTGCGGAGTTGCTCGGCGAAAATCCGGGCATCCGGCCGGAGGACGTTTTCGTGACCGTTCTCGACGCTGCGAAAGAGAATTGGTCCGTCGGACACGGCCTCGCGCAATTCGCTTGA
- a CDS encoding glucose 1-dehydrogenase codes for MTGQVQGKVALVTGGASGIGEAVCELLAREGASVAVTDVDDLRGPEVVGRIKKAGGEASFWHHDVTSEERWIEVVADVMKRYDRLDVLVSNAGIGISVPSITEMSLADWRRQTAINLDGVFLSVKHCLPAMRKTGGGSVIMMSSLAGLRGAAGLSGYCATKGGVRLFAKAIAMECATFGDGIRVNSVHPGIIDTPIWGKIPTEAAGAGQNAPIDPEERAKMVTPLGRAGAAAEIAQGVLYLASDASRYVTGTELVIDGGMYAGGIARRI; via the coding sequence ATGACAGGGCAGGTTCAGGGTAAAGTCGCGCTGGTGACGGGCGGCGCATCCGGTATTGGCGAAGCGGTTTGCGAATTGCTGGCGCGCGAAGGCGCCTCTGTTGCGGTGACCGATGTCGACGATTTGAGAGGCCCCGAGGTCGTTGGGCGGATCAAGAAGGCGGGTGGGGAGGCGAGCTTTTGGCATCATGACGTCACCAGCGAGGAGCGCTGGATCGAAGTCGTGGCCGATGTCATGAAGCGCTATGACCGGCTCGACGTGCTGGTCTCGAACGCCGGCATCGGCATTTCGGTGCCGTCGATCACTGAGATGTCGCTTGCGGACTGGCGGCGGCAGACCGCGATCAATCTCGACGGCGTGTTCCTGTCGGTGAAGCATTGCCTGCCTGCGATGCGCAAGACCGGCGGCGGCTCCGTCATCATGATGTCGTCGCTGGCCGGCCTGCGCGGTGCGGCCGGCCTGTCCGGCTATTGCGCGACCAAGGGCGGGGTGCGGCTGTTTGCGAAAGCGATCGCGATGGAATGCGCAACGTTCGGCGACGGCATCCGCGTCAACTCGGTGCATCCCGGCATCATCGACACGCCGATCTGGGGCAAGATTCCGACGGAGGCGGCTGGTGCAGGACAGAACGCGCCGATCGATCCCGAGGAGCGGGCGAAAATGGTGACACCGCTGGGGCGCGCCGGCGCGGCGGCTGAAATCGCGCAGGGCGTCTTGTATCTCGCCTCCGACGCCTCGCGCTATGTGACCGGGACCGAACTCGTCATCGACGGCGGCATGTATGCGGGCGGTATTGCGCGACGGATCTGA
- the recJ gene encoding single-stranded-DNA-specific exonuclease RecJ encodes MTLPASALPVELPPAFLGVSRSATGKLWRDRLDARGAARALAITQRYQLPEMLARVLAGRDVGIDEVQDFLDPTIRKLMPDPHTVTAMETAARRIADAALRGEKVAIFGDYDVDGATSAALLAWHLRHCGLDPLIHIPDRIFEGYGPNTEAVRALAGKGATLLVTVDCGTTSLEPLAEARKLGMSVVVIDHHQTAEELPEVDALVNPNRPDDLSGLGHLAAVGLVLITLVAVNRELRGRGFWNAERPEPDLLSMLHHVALGTVADVAPLTGLNRAFVAKGLIAMRRRDHVGHTALMDVARLNGPPEAWHLGFMLGPRINAGGRIGRADLGVRLLLEGDVSEAARIAAELDRLNSERRIIEQAAEAQAEAEALASLGLEDKGAVIVTASEGWHPGIVGLVAARLKEKFARPAFAIALEPGGIGTGSGRSISGVDLGKAVRQAVKEKLLMKGGGHAMAAGVTLRKEKLAEFRAFMESALAEDVANSRHENELFIDGAVSGRSVTVEFANMLNRAGPFGAANPEPVIALPAHQLVYADEVGQAHLRVRFKSGDGAIVNGIAFRSIGQKLGHVLTQNRGQPLHVAGSLAVDRFQGSERVQLRVTDVAVPDPGPAIIR; translated from the coding sequence ATGACGCTTCCCGCATCCGCACTCCCCGTTGAACTGCCGCCGGCCTTTCTCGGCGTGTCGCGTTCGGCGACGGGCAAATTGTGGCGCGACCGGCTCGACGCGAGGGGGGCGGCGCGGGCGCTGGCGATCACGCAGCGCTACCAGTTGCCGGAGATGCTGGCGCGCGTGCTGGCCGGCCGCGATGTCGGGATCGACGAGGTTCAGGATTTTCTCGATCCGACCATCCGCAAATTGATGCCCGATCCCCACACCGTGACGGCGATGGAGACGGCGGCGAGGCGCATCGCGGACGCGGCCCTACGCGGCGAGAAGGTCGCGATCTTCGGCGATTACGACGTCGACGGCGCGACCTCAGCGGCGCTGCTGGCCTGGCATCTGCGCCACTGCGGGCTCGATCCGCTGATTCATATTCCCGACCGCATCTTCGAGGGCTACGGGCCCAATACCGAAGCGGTGCGTGCGCTGGCGGGGAAGGGGGCCACGCTGCTGGTGACCGTCGATTGCGGCACCACCAGTCTCGAGCCGCTGGCGGAAGCACGGAAGCTCGGAATGTCGGTCGTCGTTATCGACCATCACCAGACGGCCGAGGAATTGCCCGAGGTCGATGCGCTGGTGAACCCGAACCGGCCGGACGATCTCTCGGGGCTGGGCCACCTCGCAGCCGTCGGTCTCGTGCTGATCACGCTGGTGGCGGTGAACCGGGAATTGCGCGGCCGCGGCTTCTGGAACGCCGAGCGGCCGGAGCCGGATTTGCTGAGCATGCTGCATCATGTGGCGCTCGGCACCGTGGCCGATGTCGCGCCGCTGACCGGGCTCAACCGCGCCTTCGTCGCCAAGGGCCTGATCGCGATGCGCCGCCGCGACCATGTCGGCCATACCGCACTGATGGATGTGGCGCGGCTGAACGGCCCGCCTGAAGCCTGGCATCTCGGCTTCATGCTGGGGCCGCGCATCAATGCGGGCGGCCGGATCGGCCGCGCCGATTTAGGCGTGCGGCTGCTGCTGGAAGGCGACGTCTCGGAGGCCGCGCGGATCGCGGCCGAACTCGACCGGCTCAACAGCGAACGCCGCATCATCGAGCAGGCGGCGGAGGCGCAGGCCGAGGCCGAGGCGCTGGCCTCGCTCGGGCTGGAAGACAAGGGCGCGGTCATCGTCACGGCGTCCGAAGGCTGGCATCCCGGCATCGTTGGCCTCGTCGCCGCGCGCCTGAAAGAGAAATTTGCGCGCCCCGCCTTTGCGATCGCGCTGGAGCCGGGGGGCATCGGCACCGGCTCGGGCCGCTCGATCTCCGGCGTCGATCTCGGCAAGGCCGTGCGGCAGGCGGTGAAGGAAAAATTGCTGATGAAGGGCGGCGGCCACGCCATGGCCGCGGGCGTGACGCTGCGGAAAGAGAAGCTTGCGGAATTTCGTGCCTTCATGGAAAGCGCGCTGGCCGAGGACGTCGCCAATTCCCGTCACGAGAACGAGCTGTTCATCGATGGCGCGGTGAGTGGGCGCAGCGTGACGGTGGAGTTCGCCAATATGCTCAATCGCGCCGGGCCGTTCGGGGCGGCCAATCCGGAGCCCGTAATCGCGCTGCCGGCGCATCAGCTCGTCTATGCCGATGAAGTGGGGCAGGCGCATTTGCGCGTACGCTTCAAGTCGGGCGACGGCGCCATCGTCAACGGCATCGCGTTCCGCTCGATCGGGCAGAAGCTCGGCCATGTGCTGACGCAAAACCGCGGCCAGCCGCTGCATGTGGCAGGCTCGCTCGCGGTCGACCGCTTTCAGGGCTCGGAACGCGTGCAATTGCGCGTGACCGACGTCGCGGTGCCGGATCCAGGACCGGCCATCATCCGATAA
- a CDS encoding methyl-accepting chemotaxis protein — protein sequence MSAALRSQTATLTKQSAKSADTEDEADVSALIARLTAEVNQVACEKTKSIQKITNQMKMLALNALIESSRAGAQGAGFAVVAQEVRNVGQQVETIARELESQLTNRTGNLMNSIAQMADRSRGERMVDLSLNAIELIDRNLYERTCDVRWWATDSAVVDCAAAPEAAAVAHASERMAVILGAYTVYLDLWLCDLDGYVRANGRADRFGVVGQNVASTKWFRAARDLRSGDDYAVGDVECQPLLGNAQVVTYCASVRAGGKANGKPTGVLAVHFDWEPQARAIVQGVRVGAADKARVLLVDSNFRVIAASDGQGLLTERISLPLEGRRSGFHQDRTGALVAFHATPGYETYRGLGWFGVIQGGAG from the coding sequence ATGTCCGCCGCGCTTCGCTCTCAAACTGCAACGCTCACAAAACAGTCAGCCAAGTCAGCGGACACAGAGGATGAGGCCGACGTTTCCGCGCTGATCGCCAGACTGACCGCCGAGGTCAATCAGGTCGCCTGCGAGAAGACCAAGTCGATACAGAAGATCACCAACCAGATGAAAATGCTGGCGCTGAACGCGCTGATCGAGAGCTCGCGCGCCGGCGCGCAGGGCGCCGGCTTTGCGGTGGTGGCGCAGGAAGTCCGCAATGTCGGCCAGCAGGTCGAGACCATCGCCCGCGAGCTCGAGAGCCAGCTCACCAACCGGACCGGCAATCTGATGAACTCGATCGCGCAGATGGCCGACCGTTCGCGCGGCGAGCGCATGGTCGATCTGTCGCTGAACGCCATCGAGCTGATCGACCGCAACCTCTATGAGCGCACCTGCGACGTGCGCTGGTGGGCGACCGACTCCGCCGTCGTCGATTGTGCGGCCGCGCCGGAGGCCGCCGCGGTCGCGCATGCGTCCGAACGGATGGCCGTGATCCTCGGCGCCTATACCGTCTATCTCGATCTCTGGCTGTGCGATCTCGACGGCTATGTGCGCGCCAACGGCCGCGCCGATCGCTTTGGCGTCGTCGGCCAGAACGTGGCGTCAACTAAGTGGTTTCGCGCGGCACGGGACCTGCGCTCCGGCGACGATTACGCCGTCGGCGACGTCGAATGCCAGCCCCTGCTCGGCAACGCCCAGGTCGTGACCTATTGCGCCAGCGTTCGCGCCGGCGGCAAGGCCAATGGCAAACCGACTGGCGTGCTGGCGGTCCATTTCGACTGGGAGCCGCAGGCCCGCGCCATCGTCCAGGGCGTGCGCGTCGGCGCCGCCGACAAGGCGCGCGTGCTGCTGGTCGATTCGAATTTCCGGGTGATCGCCGCGTCCGACGGCCAGGGTCTGCTCACCGAACGCATCTCGCTTCCGCTGGAGGGACGACGCTCCGGCTTCCATCAGGACCGCACCGGCGCACTGGTCGCGTTCCACGCCACGCCCGGCTATGAGACCTACAGGGGTCTCGGCTGGTTCGGCGTGATCCAGGGCGGCGCGGGATAG
- a CDS encoding haloacid dehalogenase type II — translation MSDVSAVKALVFDVFGTVVDWRTSLISDFTKWSETSGIKADWTALVDGWRAVYMASMDEVRKHPERGYQILDTLHRQSLEKLVAQFSIQGLSDADLHYLTMGWHRLHPWPDSVPGLTRLKKKYIISPLSNGNVALLTNMAKFAGLPWDLVMSAELFEHYKPDPETYLGAAKLLCLPPEQVMMVAAHNNDLKAAQNLGLKTAFVARPTEYGPHQKYDFEARGDWDIVATDFGGIADRLGC, via the coding sequence ATGTCCGACGTGTCCGCGGTGAAGGCACTGGTGTTCGACGTATTCGGCACCGTCGTCGACTGGCGCACCAGCCTCATCAGCGATTTCACTAAATGGTCGGAGACGTCAGGCATCAAGGCCGACTGGACCGCTTTGGTCGACGGCTGGCGCGCCGTCTACATGGCCTCGATGGACGAGGTGCGCAAACATCCCGAACGCGGCTATCAGATCCTGGATACGCTGCATCGGCAGTCGCTGGAAAAACTGGTGGCGCAGTTTTCGATACAAGGCTTGAGCGACGCCGATCTGCATTACCTCACGATGGGCTGGCACCGGCTGCATCCCTGGCCCGACAGCGTGCCGGGGCTTACGCGGCTGAAGAAGAAATACATCATCTCGCCGCTCTCCAACGGCAACGTCGCGCTGCTGACCAACATGGCAAAGTTCGCCGGCCTGCCGTGGGACCTCGTCATGTCGGCCGAATTGTTCGAACACTACAAGCCCGACCCCGAAACCTATCTCGGTGCGGCGAAGCTGCTCTGCCTGCCGCCGGAGCAGGTCATGATGGTCGCCGCCCACAACAACGATCTGAAAGCAGCACAGAACCTCGGCCTCAAGACAGCCTTCGTGGCAAGACCGACCGAATACGGCCCGCACCAGAAATACGATTTCGAAGCCAGGGGCGACTGGGACATCGTCGCCACGGATTTCGGCGGCATTGCTGATCGGTTGGGTTGCTAA